The Nocardioides zeae genome includes the window GGGCGTCGCGCCATGCGACGCTGCCGCCGCCACGTGACGACGTCGGTCGCCGCAGCGATGGCACCGGCCACGGCCGTGCGCGGGTGGCCGGGCTGCTCGAGGGCCCACGCCATGAGCGCGGGGTCGACCTCGCCCTCGACCCGGTAGTCCAGCCGGTCGCGCCAGTGCAGCATCAGCACCCGCGACTCGAACTGCGAGTCCAGCACCTTCTCGACACCGCGCCGCAGTCCCGTGCGGTCCAGGTACGCCGCCACCTCCGGGTCGGCGTGCGGCGTCGTCTTCGCGGTGAGCACCAGCGTGCCGGGAGTGCCGGAAGTGCCGGGGGCGCCGTCCGCTGCTGGCTCGAGGCGGCACCACCAAACGTGGCTCGGGAAGTCCACGATCTTCGCGCTCGGCGCGTCGGGCACCTCGACGTACCCCGCCCGCGACACCCGCACCAGCTCGTCGATCACCGCGCCCGGATCCGGCACGTGCTCGAGGAGGTTGGAGCAGATCGTGTAGTCGAACGCCCCGTCCGCGAACGGCATGTCCGCGGCGTCCGCCTCGAAGAGCGGCCGGGTCACCCGGGCCTCCTCCCGACCCGAGCGCTGCCCGCCGAAGCGAGCGTCGACGTACCGGTCGAGCAGGACGTCCGCGCGCCACGACGGCTTGTCGCCGCTGCCGACGTCGAGCACCAGGGCGTCGTCGTCGACCGGGAAGGAGAGCCGCCGCTCGGCGAAGAGACGCAGCTGGGTGAGCACGGACATGCCGGGATTGTGTCAGGGCGCTCGATGCGGTTCCTGCCGAGGCGTCCTCTAGGCTCCCGCGGGTGAGTGGATCGAAGGGCACGCTACGGGAGATGCTCCGCGGAGGAGCAGGCGTGGCGATCGCCATGGCGGTGATGAACGTCGGCACCTACGGCTTCACGCTGGTGGCGGCGCGCATGCTCGGCCCGAAGGAGTACGGCGCGGTCGCCGCGCTCATGGGACTGCTGCTGGTGGTCAACGTGCTGTCGGTCGGCCTGCAGGCCACGGGCGCCCGGCAGGTCGCCGCGGACCCGAGCCACCGCGAGCGCATCGAGAACCGCATCCTCGTCACCTCCCGACGCTCCGCCTGGGCGCTCGGCCTGCTGTGCCTCCTGCTCAGCCCCCTCGTGACCATCGCGCTCGACCTGGGCTCCTTCCTGCCCGCCCTCCTCGTCGCCGCGATCGCCGTGCCCCTCACCGTCATGGGCGGCCAGGCCGGCATCTTCCAGGGCGAGAAGAAGTGGACGCCGCTCGCCGCGATCTACCTGGGCATGGGCCTCGGTCGCCTGGGCTTCGGCGCGCTCGGGGTCGCCGTGCGGCCCGACGCGACCGGCGCCATGGCCGGTGTGCTGCTCGGCGCGTTCGTGCCCGTGCTCATCGGCGGCTGGGCGCTGCGCCGCCGGCGCGGCGGCGAGGGTCCCGGCCCCGCCCCGATGCGCACCGTGCTGCGCGAGGTGGCCCACAACTCGCACGCCCTGCTGGCGTTCTTCGCGCTCACCAACGCCGACGTCGTGCTCGCGCGCATCACCCTCGACGCCCACGACGCCGGTCTCTACGCGGGCGGGCTCATCCTCGCGAAGGCCGTGCTCTTCCTGCCCCAGTTCGTCGTCGTCATCGCCTTCCCGGCGATGGCCTCGGAGGGCGCGCAGCGGATGTACCTCAAGGGCGTCGCCCTCGTCGGCGGCATCGGCGTCGTGGCCACGGCCGGGGCCTGGGCCGTCGGCGAGCTCGTGGTGGTCGGCTCCGGCGACACCCGCCGCTCGCTCGTCGTCGAGTTCGTGGGCGGCGCTGAGTACGCCGAGATCGAGCACCAGCTGTGGCTCTTCGCGCTGCTCGGCACGCTGTTCGCGATGACCCAGGTGATGGTCTACGAGGTCGTCGCCCGCCAGCACCGCGGCGCCGTGTACGCCGTGTGGGCGGGGCTCGCCGTGCTCGGCGTCGTCGTGCCCGTCGCGGCGACCGCGACCGGTCTCATCTCCGTCGTCATCACCGTCAACGCGGCCGTGCTCGTCGCGCTGCTGCTCGTCGCGGTGCTGCAGGGCCGCGGCCACCGACCGCCGGCCGTGCCCGGGGTGGGCGCGCCCGGCGCGCCCGGTGGGACGGCGCCCGGTCCCGAGACCGGGCCCGCCCCGACCTCAGTGCGCGGCGGCGTGCCAGCTGACGCCCGTGCCGACGGAGACGTCGAGCGGCACCCGTAGGTCGGCCGCGGAGGCCATCTGCTCCCGCACCAGGGCCTCCAGCCGGTCCCGCTCCCCCGGCGCCACCTCGAGCACGAGCTCGTCGTGCACCTGCAGCAGGAGCCGTGACGTCAGGCCCTCCTCCTCGAGGGCGTGCTGCACGTTGAGCATCGCGACCTTGATGATGTCGGCGGCCGAGCCCTGGATGGGCGCGTTGAGCGCCATCCGCTCGGCGGCCTCGCGCCGCATCCGGTTGTCGCTCGTCAGGTCGGGCAGCTGGCGCCGCCGTCCCATGATCGTCTCGGTGAACCCCGACTTCCGAGCCTCCACGACGACCCCGGCGAGGTAGTCCCGGATGCCGCCGAAGGTCTCGAAGTACTCGTCCATCAGCCCGCGGGCCTCGGAGGGCTCGATGCCGAGCTGCTGGCCCAGACCGAACGCGGACAGTCCGTAGGCCAGTCCGTAGTTCATCGCCTTGATCTTGGCCCGCATCTCGACCGTCACCGCGTCGGGCGCGACGTCGAAGACGCGGGCCGCGGTGATGGAGTGGAAGTCGCGGCCCGAGCGGAAGGCCTCGATGAGGAGGTCGTCCTCCGAGAGGTGGGCCATGATCCGCATCTCGATCTGGCTGTAGTCGGCCGTCATCAGCGACTCGTAGGACGGGCCGACCACGAACGCCTCGCGGATGCGGCGTCCCTCCTCGGTGCGGATCGGGATGTTCTGCAGGTTCGGATCGGTGCTCGAGAGCCGGCCCGTGGCCGCGATCATCTGGTTGAACGTGGTGTGGATGCGCCCGTCGGGCTGCACCGTCTTGAGCAGGCCCTCGATGGTCTGCCGCAGGCGGGCGACGTCGCGGTGGCGCAGCAGGTGCAGCAGGAACGGGTGCTCCGTCTTCACGTAGAGCGACTGCAGCGCGTCGGCGTCGGTCGTGTAGCCGGTCTTCGTGCGCTTCGTCTTCGGCATGCCGAGCTCGTCGAAGAGCACCACCTGCAGCTGCTTGGGCGAGCCGAGGTTGATCTCCTTGCCGATGACCGCGAACGCGTCCTCCGCGGCGCGACGCACCTCCTCGGCGAAGTGGGCCTCGAGCTCCTCGAGCCGTCCCGTGTCGACGGCGACGCCCGTGCGCTCGAGCCGACCGAGCAGCTGGATGAGCGGCAGCTCCACCTCGGCGAGCAGGCGGGCGCCGCCGACGGCCTCCACCTCGCCGTCGAGCGTCTCCGCCAGGTCGATGACGGCCCGCGCGTGGAGCATGGCCGTGTCGGCGACCTCGTCGCCGTGGTCGAACAGGGCCTCCTGCTCGCCACTGGTCTCCGTGCGCAGCTCGCGCCGCAGGTAGCGCAGCGTCAGGTCGGCCAGCGCGTACGAGCGCTGGTCGGGCTGCACGAGGTACGCCGCCAGCGCGGTGTCGCTGACCAGGCCCGCCAGCGTCCAGCCGTGGGCGCTCAGCGCGTGCTGCGGCCCCTTCGCGTCGTGGAGCACCTTCGGGCGCGCGGGGTCGGCCAGCCACCCGGCCAGCGCGGCCTCGTCCTCCGGTGTCAGGCTCGCGACGTCGACGTACGCCGCCAGCCCGGTCGCGTCGGCGAGGGCGACGCCCTCGACGGTCCCGGTGCCGGAGCCCCAGGTGCCGCGCACGTGGACCCCGACGTGCTGCCCGCCGAGCCCGTCGAGGAACGCGGCCACCTCGCCGGGCTCCAGCTGCCGGCCCGCGAGCTCGAACCCGCCCTCCTCGACGATCTGCTCCTCCTCGACGCTGAGCGTGTCGATGGTGCGCTGGCGCAGCTCGCCGCGGAACTCGAGCTCGTCGAAGAGGGTCAGCGCGGCCGCCCGGTCCCACGGCGCGAGGAGGAGCTGCTCGGGCAGCTTCTCGAGGTCGAGGTCGCGCACGAGGGCGTTGAGCTGGCGGTTGCGGATCACGTCGCCGAGGTGCTCGCGGAGCGCCTCGCCCTTCTTCCCGGTGATCTTGTCGGCGTGGGTGATGACGTTGTCGAGCCCGTCGTACTGGTTGATCCACTTCGCCGCGAACCCCTGGCCCACCCCGGGCACGCCCGGCAGGTTGTCGGAGGTCTCCCCCACGATCGCCGCCAGCTCGGGGTAGCGGTGCGGCGGGACGCCGTACTTCGCCTCGACCGCCGCCGGCGTCATCCGCGCCA containing:
- a CDS encoding lipopolysaccharide biosynthesis protein, with the translated sequence MAIAMAVMNVGTYGFTLVAARMLGPKEYGAVAALMGLLLVVNVLSVGLQATGARQVAADPSHRERIENRILVTSRRSAWALGLLCLLLSPLVTIALDLGSFLPALLVAAIAVPLTVMGGQAGIFQGEKKWTPLAAIYLGMGLGRLGFGALGVAVRPDATGAMAGVLLGAFVPVLIGGWALRRRRGGEGPGPAPMRTVLREVAHNSHALLAFFALTNADVVLARITLDAHDAGLYAGGLILAKAVLFLPQFVVVIAFPAMASEGAQRMYLKGVALVGGIGVVATAGAWAVGELVVVGSGDTRRSLVVEFVGGAEYAEIEHQLWLFALLGTLFAMTQVMVYEVVARQHRGAVYAVWAGLAVLGVVVPVAATATGLISVVITVNAAVLVALLLVAVLQGRGHRPPAVPGVGAPGAPGGTAPGPETGPAPTSVRGGVPADARADGDVERHP
- the polA gene encoding DNA polymerase I, giving the protein MPQPTTSATVSPDAEGRRRLLLLDGHSLAYRAFFALPVENFSTTTGQHTNAVYGFTSMLVNVLRDEQPTHVGVAFDVSRQTFRLEQYAEYKAKRNKTPGEFGSQLPIIEQVLSAFGITFLKKEGFEADDIIATLTTQALADGMEVLILTGDRDSLQLVTDRSTVLYPMRGVSDLARMTPAAVEAKYGVPPHRYPELAAIVGETSDNLPGVPGVGQGFAAKWINQYDGLDNVITHADKITGKKGEALREHLGDVIRNRQLNALVRDLDLEKLPEQLLLAPWDRAAALTLFDELEFRGELRQRTIDTLSVEEEQIVEEGGFELAGRQLEPGEVAAFLDGLGGQHVGVHVRGTWGSGTGTVEGVALADATGLAAYVDVASLTPEDEAALAGWLADPARPKVLHDAKGPQHALSAHGWTLAGLVSDTALAAYLVQPDQRSYALADLTLRYLRRELRTETSGEQEALFDHGDEVADTAMLHARAVIDLAETLDGEVEAVGGARLLAEVELPLIQLLGRLERTGVAVDTGRLEELEAHFAEEVRRAAEDAFAVIGKEINLGSPKQLQVVLFDELGMPKTKRTKTGYTTDADALQSLYVKTEHPFLLHLLRHRDVARLRQTIEGLLKTVQPDGRIHTTFNQMIAATGRLSSTDPNLQNIPIRTEEGRRIREAFVVGPSYESLMTADYSQIEMRIMAHLSEDDLLIEAFRSGRDFHSITAARVFDVAPDAVTVEMRAKIKAMNYGLAYGLSAFGLGQQLGIEPSEARGLMDEYFETFGGIRDYLAGVVVEARKSGFTETIMGRRRQLPDLTSDNRMRREAAERMALNAPIQGSAADIIKVAMLNVQHALEEEGLTSRLLLQVHDELVLEVAPGERDRLEALVREQMASAADLRVPLDVSVGTGVSWHAAAH
- a CDS encoding class I SAM-dependent methyltransferase, coding for MSVLTQLRLFAERRLSFPVDDDALVLDVGSGDKPSWRADVLLDRYVDARFGGQRSGREEARVTRPLFEADAADMPFADGAFDYTICSNLLEHVPDPGAVIDELVRVSRAGYVEVPDAPSAKIVDFPSHVWWCRLEPAADGAPGTSGTPGTLVLTAKTTPHADPEVAAYLDRTGLRRGVEKVLDSQFESRVLMLHWRDRLDYRVEGEVDPALMAWALEQPGHPRTAVAGAIAAATDVVTWRRQRRMARRPIRFDDVVKPELRRGDGTLLERRVYRLGEPAAQ